A genomic segment from Takifugu rubripes chromosome 20, fTakRub1.2, whole genome shotgun sequence encodes:
- the LOC105419140 gene encoding torsin-1A-interacting protein 2-like isoform X23 codes for MAAPDTNQHITDFRQEEPHLANTELPLENIDCNVEERSITPNHKDDTDDGEQQLILINGGSANETKGGETSVAQHVDHLEVSGEIMPPEPLCPDVSRCQEESSSSPQSDDRSERTLEHDQQIPEEAAEEPSLSALGDREDDQVDGQRKETLNTDNVTAQEEDEFSLEDDETTKSAQKIPDKDTLRDTGPPTQDTPEPPVPGDLERPEVSGEIMPPEPLCPDVSRCQEESSSSPQSDDRSERTLEHDQQIPEEAAEEPSLSALGDREDDQVDGQRKETLNTDNVTAQEEDEFSLEDDETTKSAQKIPDKDTLRDTGPPTQDTPEPPVPGDLERPEVSGEIMPPEPLCPDVSRCQEESSSSPQSDDRSERTLEHDQQIPEAAEEPSLSALGDREDDQVDGQRKETLNTDNVTAQEDEFSLEDDETTKSAQKIPDKDTLRDTGPPTQDTPEPPVPGDLERPEVSGEIMPPEPLCPDVSRCQEESSSSPQSDDRSERTLEHDQQIPEEAAEEPSLSALGDREDDQVDGQRKETLNTDNVTAQEEDEFSLEDDETTKSAQKIPDKDTLRDTGPPTQDTPEPPVPGDLERPEVSGEIMPPEPLCPDVSRCQEESSSSPQSDDRSERTLEHDQQIPEEAAEEPSLSALGDREDDQVDGQRKETLNTDNVTAQEEDEFSLEDDETTKSAQKIPDKDTLRDTGPPTQDTPEPPVPGDLERPEGSGSYLKYVGVVVVVVVAILGHQLLHAETPHQKEDVQQIDIFLRRMEKLKSQFPNQRPELWTRSKIHLLKHLRTAQPTEPVSLILTAGVKAERTLSCLAHGLASTFNASVLHIDGTSKSHQDSDQVKLDIDSKLQVAFEGDQPVAIIHRFEELPPGSTLIFYRYCDHENAAYKKTFLIFTVLLSEEEEIPVQSRLSAVEEMVDDHLQKKFLTDSHPISFDRMDRDKYGGLWSRISHLILPVAAERRTEHEGCPAT; via the exons ATGGCAGCTCCAGATACCAACCAGCACATAACAG ATTTCAGGCAAGAGGAACCGCACTTGGCAAACACAGAACTTCCCTTAGAAAATATTGATTGCAACGTGGAAGAAAGGAGTATTACTCCGAATCACAAAGACG aCACTGATGATGGAGAACAACAGTTAATTTTGATCAATGGAGGCTCAGCAAATGAGACTAAGGGAGGAGAGACGAGTGTTGCTCAACATGTAGATCACTTGGAAG TCTCAGGGGAAATTATGCCTCCAGAACCCTTGTGTCCAGATGTGAGCAGAtgccaggaggaaagcagcaGCTCACCTCAGAGTGATGACAGGAGTGAGAGAACACTGGAGCACGACCAACAGATCCCAGAGG aagcagcagaggaaccaTCTCTGTCAGCactgggagacagagaggacgaTCAGGTGGATGGACAACGTAAAGAAACCCTAAATACAGACAACGTCACAGCTCAAGAGG AAGATGAATTCAGCCTTGAAGATGATGAGACCACGAAGTCTGCTCAGAAAATCCCAGATAAGGACACACTGAGGGACACGGGTCCACCCACTCAGGACACTCCTGAACCACCAGTACCAGGAGACCTGGAAAGGCCTGAAG TCTCAGGGGAAATTATGCCTCCAGAACCCTTGTGTCCAGATGTGAGCAGAtgccaggaggaaagcagcaGCTCACCTCAGAGTGATGACAGGAGTGAGAGAACACTGGAGCACGACCAACAGATCCCAGAGG aagcagcagaggaaccaTCTCTGTCAGCactgggagacagagaggacgaTCAGGTGGATGGACAACGTAAAGAAACCCTAAATACAGACAACGTCACAGCTCAAGAGG AAGATGAATTCAGCCTTGAAGATGATGAGACCACGAAGTCTGCTCAGAAAATCCCAGATAAGGACACACTGAGGGACACGGGTCCACCCACTCAGGACACTCCTGAACCACCAGTACCAGGAGACCTGGAAAGGCCTGAAG TCTCAGGGGAAATTATGCCTCCAGAACCCTTGTGTCCAGATGTGAGCAGAtgccaggaggaaagcagcaGCTCACCTCAGAGTGATGACAGGAGTGAGAGAACACTGGAGCACGACCAACAGATCCCAGAGG cagcagaggaaccaTCTCTGTCAGCactgggagacagagaggacgaTCAGGTGGATGGACAACGTAAAGAAACCCTAAATACAGACAACGTCACAGCTCAAGAGG ATGAATTCAGCCTTGAAGATGATGAGACCACGAAGTCTGCTCAGAAAATCCCAGATAAGGACACACTGAGGGACACGGGTCCACCCACTCAGGACACTCCTGAACCACCAGTACCAGGAGACCTGGAAAGGCCTGAAG TCTCAGGGGAAATTATGCCTCCAGAACCCTTGTGTCCAGATGTGAGCAGAtgccaggaggaaagcagcaGCTCACCTCAGAGTGATGACAGGAGTGAGAGAACACTGGAGCACGACCAACAGATCCCAGAGG aagcagcagaggaaccaTCTCTGTCAGCactgggagacagagaggacgaTCAGGTGGATGGACAACGTAAAGAAACCCTAAATACAGACAACGTCACAGCTCAAGAGG AAGATGAATTCAGCCTTGAAGATGATGAGACCACGAAGTCTGCTCAGAAAATCCCAGATAAGGACACACTGAGGGACACGGGTCCACCCACTCAGGACACTCCTGAACCACCAGTACCAGGAGACCTGGAAAGGCCTGAAG TCTCAGGGGAAATTATGCCTCCAGAACCCTTGTGTCCAGATGTGAGCAGAtgccaggaggaaagcagcaGCTCACCTCAGAGTGATGACAGGAGTGAGAGAACACTGGAGCACGACCAACAGATCCCAGAGG aagcagcagaggaaccaTCTCTGTCAGCactgggagacagagaggacgaTCAGGTGGATGGACAACGTAAAGAAACCCTAAATACAGACAACGTCACAGCTCAAGAGG AAGATGAATTCAGCCTTGAAGATGATGAGACCACGAAGTCTGCTCAGAAAATCCCAGATAAGGACACACTGAGGGACACGGGTCCACCCACTCAGGACACTCCTGAACCACCAGTACCAGGAGACCTGGAAAGGCCTGAAG GAAGTGGAAGCTACCTAAAATATGTGGGTGTGGTGGTAGTCGTAGTTGTTGCCATCCTGGGGCATCAGCTTCTCCATGCAGAGACGCCCCACCAGAAAGAGGACGTGCAACAGATAGACATTTTCCTTCGAAGGATGGAAAAATTAAAGAGCCAGTTTCCTAACCAGCGTCCTGAGCTGTGGACCAGGAGCAAGATCCATCTGTTGAAGCACCTCCGGACGGCCCAGCCCACCGAGCCAGTCAGTCTGATCCTCACCGCTGGCGTCAAAGCGGAGCGGACGCTGTCCTGCCTGGCTCATGGGCTGGCCTCTACCTTCAACGCCTCCGTTCTGCACATCGATGGAACCAGCAAATCTCACCAGGACAGCGACCAGGTGAAATTGGACATCGACAGCAAGTTGCAGGTTGCGTTTGAGGGAGACCAACCCGTGGCCATTATTCACCGCTTCGAGGAACTGCCCCCAGGGTCCACCCTCATTTTTTACCGCTACTGCGACCATGAGAACGCCGCCTACAAGAAGACGTTCCTGATATTCACAGTGCTGctcagtgaagaggaggagattcCTGTGCAGAGTCGTCTGAGCGCTGTGGAGGAGATGGTGGACGACCACCTTCAGAAGAAGTTCCTCACCGACAGCCATCCAATCTCTTTTGACAGGATGGACCGTGACAAGTATGGTGGACTGTGGAGTCGCATTTCTCATCTGATCCTGCCTGTGGCAGCGGAGAGAAGAACAGAGCATGAAGGATGCCCTGCTACATAA
- the LOC105419140 gene encoding torsin-1A-interacting protein 2-like isoform X1, translated as MAAPDTNQHITDFRQEEPHLANTELPLENIDCNVEERSITPNHKDDTDDGEQQLILINGGSANETKGGETSVAQHVDHLEVSGEIMPPEPLCPDVSRCQEESSSSPQSDDRSERTLEHDQQIPEEAAEEPSLSALGDREDDQVDGQRKETLNTDNVTAQEEDEFSLEDDETTKSAQKIPDKDTLRDTGPPTQDTPEPPVPGDLERPEVSGEIMPPEPLCPDVSRCQEESSSSPQSDDRSERTLEHDQQIPEEAAEEPSLSALGDREDDQVDGQRKETLNTDNVTAQEEDEFSLEDDETTKSAQKIPDKDTLRDTGPPTQDTPEPPVPGDLERPEVSGEIMPPEPLCPDVSRCQEESSSSPQSDDRSERTLEHDQQIPEEAAEEPSLSALGDREDDQVDGQRKETLNTDNVTAQEEDEFSLEDDETTKSAQKIPDKDTLRDTGPPTQDTPEPPVPGDLERPEVSGEIMPPEPLCPDVSRCQEESSSSPQSDDRSERTLEHDQQIPEEAAEEPSLSALGDREDDQVDGQRKETLNTDNVTAQEEDEFSLEDDETTKSAQKIPDKDTLRDTGPPTQDTPEPPVPGDLERPEVSGEIMPPEPLCPDVSRCQEESSSSPQSDDRSERTLEHDQQIPEEAAEEPSLSALGDREDDQVDGQRKETLNTDNVTAQEEDEFSLEDDETTKSAQKIPDKDTLRDTGPPTQDTPEPPVPGDLERPEGSGSYLKYVGVVVVVVVAILGHQLLHAETPHQKEDVQQIDIFLRRMEKLKSQFPNQRPELWTRSKIHLLKHLRTAQPTEPVSLILTAGVKAERTLSCLAHGLASTFNASVLHIDGTSKSHQDSDQVKLDIDSKLQVAFEGDQPVAIIHRFEELPPGSTLIFYRYCDHENAAYKKTFLIFTVLLSEEEEIPVQSRLSAVEEMVDDHLQKKFLTDSHPISFDRMDRDKYGGLWSRISHLILPVAAERRTEHEGCPAT; from the exons ATGGCAGCTCCAGATACCAACCAGCACATAACAG ATTTCAGGCAAGAGGAACCGCACTTGGCAAACACAGAACTTCCCTTAGAAAATATTGATTGCAACGTGGAAGAAAGGAGTATTACTCCGAATCACAAAGACG aCACTGATGATGGAGAACAACAGTTAATTTTGATCAATGGAGGCTCAGCAAATGAGACTAAGGGAGGAGAGACGAGTGTTGCTCAACATGTAGATCACTTGGAAG TCTCAGGGGAAATTATGCCTCCAGAACCCTTGTGTCCAGATGTGAGCAGAtgccaggaggaaagcagcaGCTCACCTCAGAGTGATGACAGGAGTGAGAGAACACTGGAGCACGACCAACAGATCCCAGAGG aagcagcagaggaaccaTCTCTGTCAGCactgggagacagagaggacgaTCAGGTGGATGGACAACGTAAAGAAACCCTAAATACAGACAACGTCACAGCTCAAGAGG AAGATGAATTCAGCCTTGAAGATGATGAGACCACGAAGTCTGCTCAGAAAATCCCAGATAAGGACACACTGAGGGACACGGGTCCACCCACTCAGGACACTCCTGAACCACCAGTACCAGGAGACCTGGAAAGGCCTGAAG TCTCAGGGGAAATTATGCCTCCAGAACCCTTGTGTCCAGATGTGAGCAGAtgccaggaggaaagcagcaGCTCACCTCAGAGTGATGACAGGAGTGAGAGAACACTGGAGCACGACCAACAGATCCCAGAGG aagcagcagaggaaccaTCTCTGTCAGCactgggagacagagaggacgaTCAGGTGGATGGACAACGTAAAGAAACCCTAAATACAGACAACGTCACAGCTCAAGAGG AAGATGAATTCAGCCTTGAAGATGATGAGACCACGAAGTCTGCTCAGAAAATCCCAGATAAGGACACACTGAGGGACACGGGTCCACCCACTCAGGACACTCCTGAACCACCAGTACCAGGAGACCTGGAAAGGCCTGAAG TCTCAGGGGAAATTATGCCTCCAGAACCCTTGTGTCCAGATGTGAGCAGAtgccaggaggaaagcagcaGCTCACCTCAGAGTGATGACAGGAGTGAGAGAACACTGGAGCACGACCAACAGATCCCAGAGG aagcagcagaggaaccaTCTCTGTCAGCactgggagacagagaggacgaTCAGGTGGATGGACAACGTAAAGAAACCCTAAATACAGACAACGTCACAGCTCAAGAGG AAGATGAATTCAGCCTTGAAGATGATGAGACCACGAAGTCTGCTCAGAAAATCCCAGATAAGGACACACTGAGGGACACGGGTCCACCCACTCAGGACACTCCTGAACCACCAGTACCAGGAGACCTGGAAAGGCCTGAAG TCTCAGGGGAAATTATGCCTCCAGAACCCTTGTGTCCAGATGTGAGCAGAtgccaggaggaaagcagcaGCTCACCTCAGAGTGATGACAGGAGTGAGAGAACACTGGAGCACGACCAACAGATCCCAGAGG aagcagcagaggaaccaTCTCTGTCAGCactgggagacagagaggacgaTCAGGTGGATGGACAACGTAAAGAAACCCTAAATACAGACAACGTCACAGCTCAAGAGG AAGATGAATTCAGCCTTGAAGATGATGAGACCACGAAGTCTGCTCAGAAAATCCCAGATAAGGACACACTGAGGGACACGGGTCCACCCACTCAGGACACTCCTGAACCACCAGTACCAGGAGACCTGGAAAGGCCTGAAG TCTCAGGGGAAATTATGCCTCCAGAACCCTTGTGTCCAGATGTGAGCAGAtgccaggaggaaagcagcaGCTCACCTCAGAGTGATGACAGGAGTGAGAGAACACTGGAGCACGACCAACAGATCCCAGAGG aagcagcagaggaaccaTCTCTGTCAGCactgggagacagagaggacgaTCAGGTGGATGGACAACGTAAAGAAACCCTAAATACAGACAACGTCACAGCTCAAGAGG AAGATGAATTCAGCCTTGAAGATGATGAGACCACGAAGTCTGCTCAGAAAATCCCAGATAAGGACACACTGAGGGACACGGGTCCACCCACTCAGGACACTCCTGAACCACCAGTACCAGGAGACCTGGAAAGGCCTGAAG GAAGTGGAAGCTACCTAAAATATGTGGGTGTGGTGGTAGTCGTAGTTGTTGCCATCCTGGGGCATCAGCTTCTCCATGCAGAGACGCCCCACCAGAAAGAGGACGTGCAACAGATAGACATTTTCCTTCGAAGGATGGAAAAATTAAAGAGCCAGTTTCCTAACCAGCGTCCTGAGCTGTGGACCAGGAGCAAGATCCATCTGTTGAAGCACCTCCGGACGGCCCAGCCCACCGAGCCAGTCAGTCTGATCCTCACCGCTGGCGTCAAAGCGGAGCGGACGCTGTCCTGCCTGGCTCATGGGCTGGCCTCTACCTTCAACGCCTCCGTTCTGCACATCGATGGAACCAGCAAATCTCACCAGGACAGCGACCAGGTGAAATTGGACATCGACAGCAAGTTGCAGGTTGCGTTTGAGGGAGACCAACCCGTGGCCATTATTCACCGCTTCGAGGAACTGCCCCCAGGGTCCACCCTCATTTTTTACCGCTACTGCGACCATGAGAACGCCGCCTACAAGAAGACGTTCCTGATATTCACAGTGCTGctcagtgaagaggaggagattcCTGTGCAGAGTCGTCTGAGCGCTGTGGAGGAGATGGTGGACGACCACCTTCAGAAGAAGTTCCTCACCGACAGCCATCCAATCTCTTTTGACAGGATGGACCGTGACAAGTATGGTGGACTGTGGAGTCGCATTTCTCATCTGATCCTGCCTGTGGCAGCGGAGAGAAGAACAGAGCATGAAGGATGCCCTGCTACATAA
- the LOC105419140 gene encoding torsin-1A-interacting protein 2-like isoform X13, with protein MAAPDTNQHITDFRQEEPHLANTELPLENIDCNVEERSITPNHKDDTDDGEQQLILINGGSANETKGGETSVAQHVDHLEVSGEIMPPEPLCPDVSRCQEESSSSPQSDDRSERTLEHDQQIPEEAAEEPSLSALGDREDDQVDGQRKETLNTDNVTAQEEDEFSLEDDETTKSAQKIPDKDTLRDTGPPTQDTPEPPVPGDLERPEVSGEIMPPEPLCPDVSRCQEESSSSPQSDDRSERTLEHDQQIPEEAAEEPSLSALGDREDDQVDGQRKETLNTDNVTAQEEDEFSLEDDETTKSAQKIPDKDTLRDTGPPTQDTPEPPVPGDLERPEVSGEIMPPEPLCPDVSRCQEESSSSPQSDDRSERTLEHDQQIPEEAAEEPSLSALGDREDDQVDGQRKETLNTDNVTAQEEDEFSLEDDETTKSAQKIPDKDTLRDTGPPTQDTPEPPVPGDLERPEVSGEIMPPEPLCPDVSRCQEESSSSPQSDDRSERTLEHDQQIPEEAAEEPSLSALGDREDDQVDGQRKETLNTDNVTAQEEDEFSLEDDETTKSAQKIPDKDTLRDTGPPTQDTPEPPVPGDLERPEVSGEIMPPEPLCPDVSRCQEESSSSPQSDDRSERTLEHDQQIPEAEEPSLSALGDREDDQVDGQRKETLNTDNVTAQEEDEFSLEDDETTKSAQKIPDKDTLRDTGPPTQDTPEPPVPGDLERPEGSGSYLKYVGVVVVVVVAILGHQLLHAETPHQKEDVQQIDIFLRRMEKLKSQFPNQRPELWTRSKIHLLKHLRTAQPTEPVSLILTAGVKAERTLSCLAHGLASTFNASVLHIDGTSKSHQDSDQVKLDIDSKLQVAFEGDQPVAIIHRFEELPPGSTLIFYRYCDHENAAYKKTFLIFTVLLSEEEEIPVQSRLSAVEEMVDDHLQKKFLTDSHPISFDRMDRDKYGGLWSRISHLILPVAAERRTEHEGCPAT; from the exons ATGGCAGCTCCAGATACCAACCAGCACATAACAG ATTTCAGGCAAGAGGAACCGCACTTGGCAAACACAGAACTTCCCTTAGAAAATATTGATTGCAACGTGGAAGAAAGGAGTATTACTCCGAATCACAAAGACG aCACTGATGATGGAGAACAACAGTTAATTTTGATCAATGGAGGCTCAGCAAATGAGACTAAGGGAGGAGAGACGAGTGTTGCTCAACATGTAGATCACTTGGAAG TCTCAGGGGAAATTATGCCTCCAGAACCCTTGTGTCCAGATGTGAGCAGAtgccaggaggaaagcagcaGCTCACCTCAGAGTGATGACAGGAGTGAGAGAACACTGGAGCACGACCAACAGATCCCAGAGG aagcagcagaggaaccaTCTCTGTCAGCactgggagacagagaggacgaTCAGGTGGATGGACAACGTAAAGAAACCCTAAATACAGACAACGTCACAGCTCAAGAGG AAGATGAATTCAGCCTTGAAGATGATGAGACCACGAAGTCTGCTCAGAAAATCCCAGATAAGGACACACTGAGGGACACGGGTCCACCCACTCAGGACACTCCTGAACCACCAGTACCAGGAGACCTGGAAAGGCCTGAAG TCTCAGGGGAAATTATGCCTCCAGAACCCTTGTGTCCAGATGTGAGCAGAtgccaggaggaaagcagcaGCTCACCTCAGAGTGATGACAGGAGTGAGAGAACACTGGAGCACGACCAACAGATCCCAGAGG aagcagcagaggaaccaTCTCTGTCAGCactgggagacagagaggacgaTCAGGTGGATGGACAACGTAAAGAAACCCTAAATACAGACAACGTCACAGCTCAAGAGG AAGATGAATTCAGCCTTGAAGATGATGAGACCACGAAGTCTGCTCAGAAAATCCCAGATAAGGACACACTGAGGGACACGGGTCCACCCACTCAGGACACTCCTGAACCACCAGTACCAGGAGACCTGGAAAGGCCTGAAG TCTCAGGGGAAATTATGCCTCCAGAACCCTTGTGTCCAGATGTGAGCAGAtgccaggaggaaagcagcaGCTCACCTCAGAGTGATGACAGGAGTGAGAGAACACTGGAGCACGACCAACAGATCCCAGAGG aagcagcagaggaaccaTCTCTGTCAGCactgggagacagagaggacgaTCAGGTGGATGGACAACGTAAAGAAACCCTAAATACAGACAACGTCACAGCTCAAGAGG AAGATGAATTCAGCCTTGAAGATGATGAGACCACGAAGTCTGCTCAGAAAATCCCAGATAAGGACACACTGAGGGACACGGGTCCACCCACTCAGGACACTCCTGAACCACCAGTACCAGGAGACCTGGAAAGGCCTGAAG TCTCAGGGGAAATTATGCCTCCAGAACCCTTGTGTCCAGATGTGAGCAGAtgccaggaggaaagcagcaGCTCACCTCAGAGTGATGACAGGAGTGAGAGAACACTGGAGCACGACCAACAGATCCCAGAGG aagcagcagaggaaccaTCTCTGTCAGCactgggagacagagaggacgaTCAGGTGGATGGACAACGTAAAGAAACCCTAAATACAGACAACGTCACAGCTCAAGAGG AAGATGAATTCAGCCTTGAAGATGATGAGACCACGAAGTCTGCTCAGAAAATCCCAGATAAGGACACACTGAGGGACACGGGTCCACCCACTCAGGACACTCCTGAACCACCAGTACCAGGAGACCTGGAAAGGCCTGAAG TCTCAGGGGAAATTATGCCTCCAGAACCCTTGTGTCCAGATGTGAGCAGAtgccaggaggaaagcagcaGCTCACCTCAGAGTGATGACAGGAGTGAGAGAACACTGGAGCACGACCAACAGATCCCAGAGG cagaggaaccaTCTCTGTCAGCactgggagacagagaggacgaTCAGGTGGATGGACAACGTAAAGAAACCCTAAATACAGACAACGTCACAGCTCAAGAGG AAGATGAATTCAGCCTTGAAGATGATGAGACCACGAAGTCTGCTCAGAAAATCCCAGATAAGGACACACTGAGGGACACGGGTCCACCCACTCAGGACACTCCTGAACCACCAGTACCAGGAGACCTGGAAAGGCCTGAAG GAAGTGGAAGCTACCTAAAATATGTGGGTGTGGTGGTAGTCGTAGTTGTTGCCATCCTGGGGCATCAGCTTCTCCATGCAGAGACGCCCCACCAGAAAGAGGACGTGCAACAGATAGACATTTTCCTTCGAAGGATGGAAAAATTAAAGAGCCAGTTTCCTAACCAGCGTCCTGAGCTGTGGACCAGGAGCAAGATCCATCTGTTGAAGCACCTCCGGACGGCCCAGCCCACCGAGCCAGTCAGTCTGATCCTCACCGCTGGCGTCAAAGCGGAGCGGACGCTGTCCTGCCTGGCTCATGGGCTGGCCTCTACCTTCAACGCCTCCGTTCTGCACATCGATGGAACCAGCAAATCTCACCAGGACAGCGACCAGGTGAAATTGGACATCGACAGCAAGTTGCAGGTTGCGTTTGAGGGAGACCAACCCGTGGCCATTATTCACCGCTTCGAGGAACTGCCCCCAGGGTCCACCCTCATTTTTTACCGCTACTGCGACCATGAGAACGCCGCCTACAAGAAGACGTTCCTGATATTCACAGTGCTGctcagtgaagaggaggagattcCTGTGCAGAGTCGTCTGAGCGCTGTGGAGGAGATGGTGGACGACCACCTTCAGAAGAAGTTCCTCACCGACAGCCATCCAATCTCTTTTGACAGGATGGACCGTGACAAGTATGGTGGACTGTGGAGTCGCATTTCTCATCTGATCCTGCCTGTGGCAGCGGAGAGAAGAACAGAGCATGAAGGATGCCCTGCTACATAA